A window of the Trichoderma asperellum chromosome 4, complete sequence genome harbors these coding sequences:
- a CDS encoding uncharacterized protein (EggNog:ENOG41), translated as MGDNILAAAPADGEQAKGKKQIILNAFVMNTPGHLSPGFWRHPKNKTDQYTKLSFWTDLAQLLDKAQFHAMFIADTLGPYDVYKGPSNVVPALASGAQYPVNDPLYLVPAMAAVTENLIFGVTASLTYEKPYALARRLSTVDHLSEGRVAWNIVTSYLDSAARNHGLKEQIPHDERYVIAHEYMEVLYKLWEGSFRDDAVLRDRESGTYIASDGVVQILHKGKYFEVPGPHFCEPSPQRTPFLFQAGVSEAGNGFGGKHGEAIFVGGQTPEGVRKTVNNIRDVARKEGRNPDHIKIIVGINVIVAATDEEAQAKRESYLQYADQEGALALFYGWTRVDLSGYSDDEDFRFTESPRLQSIVRRWSDTIPGTDNLPWTKRRIVEYLSLGGLGAKAVGSPTTVADALERWIDVSGVDGFNLAHVTNPGSFEDIIEYLLPELRKRGVFRNHVEKEGATAREVFIGSKRLPEDHPGSQYRWRAGEALPKYRQTENGKAVSD; from the coding sequence ATGGGCGATAACATACTAGCTGCCGCCCCAGCGGACGGCGAGCAGGCCAAAGGGAAGAAACAAATTATCTTGAACGCTTTCGTCATGAATACTCCAGGCCACTTATCTCCTGGATTTTGGCGACATCCGAAAAACAAGACTGATCAGTACACGAAACTTTCATTCTGGACAGACCTTGCACAACTCCTGGATAAAGCACAGTTTCATGCCATGTTCATCGCAGATACTCTAGGACCATACGACGTATACAAAGGACCTTCGAACGTCGTGCCAGCTTTGGCATCTGGCGCTCAGTATCCAGTTAACGACCCATTATACCTGGTTCCTGCAATGGCAGCTGTAACCGAAAACCTCATTTTTGGCGTTACGGCTAGCTTGACATATGAGAAGCCCTATGCACTCGCTCGACGTCTATCAACTGTAGACCATTTGAGTGAGGGACGTGTTGCTTGGAACATTGTCACATCATATCTCGATAGCGCAGCTCGCAATCACGGACTCAAGGAGCAAATTCCTCATGACGAAAGATATGTCATTGCTCATGAGTACATGGAAGTGCTTTATAAACTATGGGAAGGGAGTTTTAGGGATGACGCAGTTCTTCGTGATCGCGAAAGTGGTACATATATCGCAAGTGATGGCGTTGTTCAAATACTGCACAAAGGCAAATATTTCGAGGTGCCTGGGCCCCATTTCTGCGAGCCATCTCCGCAGCGCACGCCATTCCTTTTCCAAGCAGGCGTATCTGAAGCAGGTAACGGTTTCGGAGGAAAGCATGGAGAGGCCATCTTTGTTGGTGGCCAGACGCCGGAGGGCGTAAGGAAGACTGTCAATAACATACGAGATGTAGCACGAAAGGAAGGCCGGAATCCAGACCATATCAAGATCATTGTTGGTATAAACGTCATCGTTGCTGCAACAGACGAAGAAGCTCAGGCCAAAAGGGAAAGTTATCTCCAGTACGCCGACCAAGAAGGCGCTTTAGCTCTATTTTATGGATGGACTAGGGTCGATCTTTCTGGTTActccgacgacgaagatttcCGCTTTACAGAGTCTCCAAGATTGCAGTCAATTGTCAGGAGATGGTCAGACACTATCCCAGGCACTGACAATCTTCCATGGACCAAGAGGAGAATTGTAGAATATCTCAGCTTGGGTGGCCTTGGAGCAAAAGCGGTAGGAAGTCCAACAACTGTAGCAGATGCGCTAGAGAGATGGATCGACGTATCTGGAGTAGACGGATTCAACTTGGCTCACGTCACAAACCCAGGTAGTTTCGAGGATATCATCGAGTATCTTCTTCCTGAGCTAAGAAAGCGAGGTGTATTCAGAAATCATGTTGAGAAAGAGGGCGCAACGGCAAGAGAAGTATTCATCGGGTCTAAAAGGCTGCCAGAGGATCACCCAGGCAGTCAGTACAGGTGGCGAGCCGGCGAGGCGCTGCCAAAATATCGCCAGACAGAAAATGGGAAAGCAGTTAGCGATTAG